In Bacteroidota bacterium, the following are encoded in one genomic region:
- a CDS encoding aspartate-semialdehyde dehydrogenase — protein sequence MKLALVGVTGLVGGVMSKVLEERNFHVNDFIPVASEKSVGREVKFKGRGYRIVSLKEAVAQKPKIAIFSAGSAVALEWAPKFAEAGTTVIDNSSAWRMSKEHRLIVPEINAAVLKKTDKIISNPNCSTIQMVMVLAPLHKKYKVKRVVVSTYQSVTGTGIKAVEQMMNERKSIQGEMVYPYPIDLNVIPHIDAFLENGYTKEEMKMVEETKKIMGDDKIKVTATAVRIPVVGGHSESVNVEFESEFDLDEVRKILAGIKGIKVVDDVKNLKYPMPIDAKGLDDVLVGRIRRDETQKKTLNLWIVADNLRKGAATNAVQIAEFLVQKKLV from the coding sequence ATGAAATTAGCACTTGTAGGAGTTACCGGATTAGTTGGAGGGGTGATGTCGAAAGTTTTAGAAGAAAGAAACTTTCATGTAAATGATTTTATACCAGTGGCCTCCGAAAAATCGGTTGGCAGAGAAGTTAAGTTTAAGGGACGAGGTTATAGAATAGTTAGCTTAAAAGAAGCCGTAGCGCAAAAACCAAAAATTGCCATTTTTTCAGCAGGCAGTGCTGTAGCATTGGAGTGGGCTCCAAAATTTGCAGAAGCGGGAACTACCGTTATTGACAATTCTTCTGCATGGAGAATGAGCAAAGAGCACAGACTAATAGTTCCGGAGATTAATGCTGCAGTATTAAAAAAGACCGATAAAATAATTTCAAATCCAAATTGTTCTACCATTCAAATGGTAATGGTTTTAGCACCATTACATAAAAAATACAAAGTAAAGCGTGTGGTAGTTTCTACCTATCAATCGGTTACTGGGACAGGAATTAAAGCTGTTGAGCAAATGATGAATGAACGCAAAAGCATTCAAGGCGAAATGGTTTATCCTTACCCAATCGACTTAAACGTGATTCCACATATCGATGCTTTTTTAGAAAATGGCTACACCAAAGAAGAAATGAAAATGGTGGAAGAGACTAAAAAAATAATGGGTGACGATAAAATAAAGGTAACAGCTACTGCCGTTAGAATACCTGTGGTTGGTGGTCATTCAGAAAGTGTGAATGTTGAATTTGAATCGGAATTTGATTTGGATGAGGTAAGAAAAATTCTTGCCGGTATAAAAGGCATAAAAGTGGTTGACGATGTTAAAAATCTTAAATACCCCATGCCAATTGACGCAAAAGGCTTGGATGATGTGTTGGTAGGAAGAATAAGAAGAGATGAAACCCAGAAAAAGACATTGAACTTATGGATTGTTGCCGACAATTTACGCAAAGGTGCAGCTACCAACGCAGTTCAGATAGCAGAGTTTTTGGTGCAAAAAAAATTAGTGTAA
- a CDS encoding glycosyltransferase, whose protein sequence is MQLSVIIVNYNVQYFLEQCLHSVLRACKNIESEIFVVDNNSVDESVQMVREKFPQVKLIANKENTGFSKANNQAIKESKGKYVLLLNPDTVVEEDTFSKTIQFMNEHPDAGALGVKMIDGKGNFLPESKRGLPTPSVAFYKIFGLSKLFPRSKKFGRYHLGFLDTDKINEVEILAGAFMLMRKETLDKVGLLDETFFMYGEDIDLSYRIILGGYKNYYYPETRIIHYKGESTKKSSINYVFVFYNAMIIFAKKHFSSDNAKLFSLLINLAIYFRAGIAILTRVVKQSILPLIDAAILFAGVFGIKKYYETSFKYSQGGEYPLIFTTYIIPLFIVLWLVSMLFSGSYDKPYNWRKVLKGSIAGCFLILATYSLFPESLRFSRAILLMSFAWSLFSLVAVRYLFTLMGVKSLSFPSNIKRLAIVGSREECNRVVDLISNTSIKPDTTLFVSVDKREENPDHFYKGSITQLKEIVKIYKIDELVFCARDMSAQSIINTMSELPANSVEYKIAPPESLSVIGSSSIDTAGDIYTIEIDTITKPHNKRNKRLFDVLSSLVLIIALPLIIWIVKSKAKFLKNIFWVLLGTKSWVGYIPSNTDALPKIKQGVISPLVLINANQEVTAKIKNEFNLSYAKNFSTFSDFQIILKGIRELGL, encoded by the coding sequence ATGCAGCTTTCTGTCATAATTGTAAATTACAATGTTCAATATTTTTTGGAGCAGTGCTTACATTCTGTTTTGCGTGCGTGTAAAAATATTGAAAGCGAAATATTTGTTGTAGATAATAATTCTGTAGATGAGTCGGTGCAGATGGTGCGAGAAAAATTTCCGCAAGTAAAATTAATTGCCAATAAAGAAAATACAGGTTTCTCCAAAGCCAATAACCAAGCCATAAAAGAGAGCAAAGGCAAATATGTTTTGCTGCTCAATCCTGACACCGTAGTAGAGGAAGATACATTTTCCAAAACTATTCAATTTATGAATGAACATCCCGATGCCGGAGCGCTTGGTGTGAAGATGATTGACGGGAAAGGAAATTTTTTACCCGAATCGAAAAGAGGCTTGCCCACACCATCGGTGGCGTTTTATAAAATTTTTGGCTTGTCAAAATTATTCCCTCGCTCTAAAAAATTTGGCAGATATCATTTAGGTTTTTTAGATACTGATAAAATAAATGAAGTAGAGATTCTTGCAGGAGCATTTATGCTTATGCGCAAAGAAACATTAGACAAAGTAGGGTTGCTGGATGAAACTTTTTTTATGTATGGAGAAGACATTGATTTGTCTTATCGGATAATTTTAGGTGGGTATAAAAACTACTATTACCCCGAAACCCGTATCATTCATTATAAAGGAGAAAGCACAAAAAAAAGTAGCATCAATTATGTATTTGTATTTTATAATGCAATGATCATTTTTGCGAAAAAGCACTTCTCAAGCGATAATGCCAAATTGTTTTCTCTATTAATCAATTTAGCAATCTATTTTAGAGCAGGAATAGCTATTTTAACCAGAGTTGTTAAGCAATCTATTCTGCCACTTATAGATGCTGCCATTTTATTTGCAGGAGTGTTTGGCATAAAAAAATATTACGAAACATCATTTAAATATAGTCAAGGTGGAGAATATCCATTGATTTTTACTACATATATAATACCTCTATTTATAGTGTTGTGGCTTGTGTCCATGCTGTTTTCAGGGAGCTACGACAAACCCTATAATTGGCGAAAAGTGCTAAAAGGCTCAATTGCCGGTTGTTTTTTAATTCTTGCTACCTATTCATTATTTCCGGAAAGTTTGCGTTTCTCGCGTGCAATACTTTTAATGTCATTTGCATGGTCACTATTTTCATTAGTAGCAGTACGCTATTTATTTACATTGATGGGAGTAAAATCACTTTCGTTCCCCTCTAATATAAAGCGATTGGCCATTGTGGGTAGTAGAGAGGAGTGCAACAGGGTGGTTGACTTAATTTCCAATACTAGTATAAAGCCGGACACAACCTTATTTGTTTCGGTAGATAAGAGGGAAGAAAATCCAGATCATTTTTATAAAGGTTCCATAACGCAGCTGAAGGAAATTGTAAAAATATATAAGATTGATGAACTTGTTTTCTGCGCAAGGGATATGTCCGCACAAAGTATCATAAATACGATGAGTGAGTTGCCTGCTAATTCTGTTGAGTATAAAATTGCACCTCCGGAAAGCCTATCTGTTATTGGTAGTAGCTCTATTGATACTGCAGGCGATATTTATACTATAGAAATTGACACTATTACCAAACCTCATAATAAAAGAAACAAGCGCTTGTTTGATGTTTTGAGTTCGCTTGTTTTGATTATAGCGCTTCCGCTTATTATATGGATAGTTAAAAGCAAAGCCAAATTTCTAAAAAATATTTTTTGGGTTTTGCTAGGCACAAAATCTTGGGTGGGTTATATTCCCTCAAATACAGATGCATTGCCTAAAATAAAGCAAGGAGTTATATCTCCGCTAGTTTTAATTAATGCAAATCAAGAAGTAACGGCTAAAATTAAAAATGAATTCAATTTATCGTACGCCAAAAATTTCTCTACGTTTAGCGACTTTCAAATTATTTTAAAAGGAATACGAGAATTGGGCCTGTAG
- the recR gene encoding recombination protein RecR produces MNFSSRILENVVNEFAAFPGIGKKTALRYVLHLVKQDPQRIEHLGNSILQLKNDIKFCKNCHLISDFEVCTICANPKRDASIVCVTEDIRDVMAIENTQQYSGLYHVLGGVISPMEGIGPNDLTIDSLIEKVKLGVVKEIMLALSTTMEGETTNFYLFKKLKDYPVSITAIARGIAIGDQLEYTDEITLGRSIINRVPYENSLISK; encoded by the coding sequence ATGAATTTTTCTTCCAGAATACTTGAGAATGTAGTGAATGAGTTTGCCGCTTTTCCGGGTATTGGAAAAAAAACAGCGTTGCGTTATGTGTTGCATTTAGTAAAGCAGGATCCACAGCGAATAGAGCATTTAGGCAATTCCATTTTACAATTAAAGAATGATATCAAATTCTGTAAAAATTGTCACTTAATATCCGATTTTGAAGTGTGTACTATTTGTGCCAATCCTAAAAGAGATGCTTCAATTGTATGTGTTACCGAAGATATTCGTGACGTGATGGCAATAGAAAACACTCAGCAGTATAGCGGACTGTACCACGTTTTAGGTGGAGTAATTTCTCCAATGGAAGGCATTGGTCCGAATGATTTGACAATAGATAGTTTGATTGAAAAAGTAAAATTAGGTGTAGTAAAAGAAATTATGTTAGCCTTAAGTACTACTATGGAGGGCGAAACAACTAATTTTTATTTATTCAAAAAACTGAAAGATTATCCTGTTTCTATAACTGCTATTGCCAGAGGGATTGCTATTGGCGACCAATTGGAATATACTGATGAGATTACATTAGGGCGCTCTATTATAAATCGTGTTCCGTACGAAAACAGCCTTATATCTAAGTAA
- a CDS encoding DUF4856 domain-containing protein, with protein MKKIIYPTLVSILLITACEKEKSPEPTPEPEPSYTVPTTYNFSNVNYSGQTTRLDMVAEIKTYMNTGNTMGAVLSSQKLKEMYQNINNQFSNSSLNTSGKNIKSKVFSLDQTIFEGFMDSLAAASISTVSGSNGVAGVVVSPTNSAKKYLCDKNGVEWTQVIEKGLMGALMYYQTVAVYLDESSIGNSVDNSTVVVGEGTAMEHHWDEAFGYFGVPVDFPTNTVGMRFWGKYCNDRNTILSTNSEIMNAFLKGRAAISNKDYTVRDAQVTIVRDAWEKVIAATIISYVNATKTNLSDDAVRNHNLSEIKGFLMNLKYNPTKKISNAQLIQLEGYLGTNFYSITSTSLDQIRDLLSSVYGLDAVKTTL; from the coding sequence ATGAAAAAAATTATTTATCCAACACTTGTATCAATCCTTTTAATTACAGCTTGTGAAAAAGAAAAATCTCCAGAGCCAACTCCAGAGCCGGAGCCATCTTATACAGTGCCAACTACCTATAATTTTTCGAATGTAAATTACAGCGGACAAACTACACGTTTGGATATGGTAGCCGAAATAAAAACGTACATGAATACCGGTAATACGATGGGTGCGGTTTTAAGCTCGCAAAAGCTTAAGGAGATGTATCAAAATATAAATAATCAATTTTCGAACTCTAGCTTAAACACTTCGGGGAAGAATATTAAATCCAAAGTTTTTTCGTTAGACCAAACTATTTTCGAGGGGTTTATGGATAGTTTAGCTGCAGCCTCAATCTCTACTGTTTCCGGAAGTAATGGCGTTGCGGGTGTTGTTGTTAGTCCTACAAATAGTGCAAAAAAATATTTGTGCGATAAAAATGGAGTAGAATGGACTCAGGTTATTGAAAAAGGATTGATGGGTGCTTTGATGTATTACCAAACAGTTGCCGTGTATTTGGATGAGTCAAGCATTGGTAATTCAGTAGATAATTCAACCGTTGTTGTGGGAGAAGGAACTGCAATGGAGCATCATTGGGATGAGGCTTTTGGTTATTTTGGAGTTCCTGTAGATTTTCCAACAAATACGGTAGGTATGCGTTTTTGGGGTAAGTATTGCAATGATAGAAATACAATATTATCTACCAATTCTGAAATTATGAACGCTTTTTTAAAAGGGCGTGCAGCTATTTCTAACAAAGATTATACCGTTAGAGACGCTCAAGTTACTATTGTTAGAGATGCCTGGGAAAAGGTTATTGCAGCTACTATTATAAGTTATGTGAATGCTACCAAAACTAATTTAAGCGATGATGCAGTTCGAAATCATAATCTTTCTGAAATAAAAGGTTTTTTAATGAACTTGAAATACAACCCGACTAAGAAAATCAGTAATGCTCAATTAATCCAATTAGAGGGGTATTTAGGCACAAACTTCTATTCAATTACTTCAACTAGCTTAGACCAAATTCGTGATTTGTTAAGTTCTGTGTATGGATTAGATGCGGTAAAAACAACATTATAA
- a CDS encoding MBOAT family protein, with translation MLSFDFQKIISQLLYNANDPLLFNSGFFFFYFLFVILVYQLLYKHKLARIFFFTLCSFYFFYKACGFYFLLIVLSAVVDFNLSNWIYKTLNPTKRKLLLVISVVINLGSLAYFKYTNFFIDIINDLQIGQIKPLYILLPIGISFYTFENLSYTIDVYRKQFKPVKSFLEYCFFLSFFPKLVMGPIVRASDFIPQIKKDIFVSEHDVSKGLFLIMAGLFKKVVVSDYIYINYVQYIFDTPEKYSGIECLFGVYGYALVIYCDFSGYSDMAIGMAQWMGFSIPANFNTPYQSTSITEFWRRWHISLSSWLRDYLYIPLGGNKKGKVRQYFNLFTTMLLGGLWHGASWNFVIWGALHGTALAIDKLRLTFFPNQKFMKFPFNFLGWLITFNLVCFCWIFFKAETLADSVVIIKQIFTNLHIDALGDLVNAYGKVFMVMGLAFGLHLLPNRLDEYVIGGFQKITIVGRALVLIFIIWLAIQSKTAEQVLPIYLQF, from the coding sequence ATTTTGAGTTTTGACTTTCAAAAAATAATTTCTCAATTACTGTATAATGCTAATGATCCATTATTGTTCAATAGTGGATTCTTTTTCTTTTATTTCTTATTTGTTATTCTTGTTTATCAATTACTATACAAGCATAAGTTAGCCAGAATCTTTTTTTTCACATTGTGTTCGTTTTACTTTTTCTATAAAGCTTGTGGGTTTTATTTTCTGCTAATTGTTTTATCTGCGGTAGTCGATTTTAATTTATCCAATTGGATTTACAAAACCCTCAATCCTACCAAGCGAAAATTACTTTTAGTTATTAGTGTAGTTATCAATTTGGGCTCTTTGGCCTATTTCAAATACACCAATTTTTTTATTGATATTATAAATGATTTGCAAATTGGGCAAATTAAGCCATTGTATATTTTATTGCCTATAGGTATTTCTTTTTATACGTTCGAGAATCTTAGCTATACAATTGATGTGTACCGCAAACAGTTTAAACCTGTAAAGAGTTTTTTAGAATATTGCTTTTTTTTAAGTTTTTTTCCAAAGCTGGTAATGGGACCTATTGTAAGAGCATCCGACTTTATTCCGCAAATAAAGAAAGATATTTTTGTAAGCGAGCACGATGTAAGCAAAGGTCTCTTTTTGATTATGGCAGGCTTGTTTAAGAAAGTTGTTGTTTCCGATTATATCTACATAAATTATGTACAATACATATTTGATACACCCGAAAAATATTCAGGTATAGAATGTTTGTTTGGTGTATATGGCTATGCATTGGTTATTTATTGCGATTTTTCCGGGTATTCGGATATGGCAATTGGTATGGCACAGTGGATGGGGTTTTCTATTCCGGCTAATTTTAATACCCCTTATCAATCAACCTCCATTACTGAATTCTGGCGCAGGTGGCATATTTCCCTCTCTTCTTGGTTGCGAGATTATTTATACATTCCGTTGGGTGGAAATAAAAAAGGGAAAGTGCGGCAGTATTTTAATTTGTTTACGACTATGTTGCTTGGAGGGCTATGGCACGGTGCTAGTTGGAATTTTGTTATTTGGGGCGCATTGCATGGTACTGCGCTTGCTATAGATAAGCTTAGATTGACATTTTTTCCTAATCAAAAATTTATGAAGTTCCCCTTCAACTTTTTAGGTTGGCTTATCACGTTTAATTTGGTTTGCTTTTGTTGGATTTTCTTTAAGGCAGAAACACTCGCAGATAGTGTAGTAATTATCAAGCAGATTTTTACCAATTTACATATAGATGCATTAGGGGATTTAGTAAACGCCTATGGGAAAGTATTTATGGTTATGGGGCTTGCCTTTGGCTTACATTTACTGCCAAATAGGTTGGATGAATATGTAATTGGGGGCTTTCAAAAAATTACGATTGTGGGTCGTGCGTTGGTATTGATATTCATTATTTGGTTGGCTATTCAAAGTAAAACAGCAGAGCAAGTATTACCCATTTATTTGCAGTTTTAA